From Diospyros lotus cultivar Yz01 chromosome 4, ASM1463336v1, whole genome shotgun sequence, a single genomic window includes:
- the LOC127799389 gene encoding nuclear transport factor 2-like, giving the protein MATPFHLPVTAAQVGTYFVGQYYQVLQHQPDYVHQFYSDISTMLRIDGSTREAATGMLQIHTLVMSLNYTGIEIKTAHSLESWNGGVLVMVSGSVHVKDFSGQKKFAQIFFLAPQEKGYFVLNDIFHFIDEDPIQHLPVAYLPQTNLDSKVHAPATIGEPAPNYMLGGDTQAMEFVPPADIKENGPVDNYSFPEQRLQLAPEAESILEDSFAQANGSLQNSMKTASEQLSVPVEEHIGEPQKHTYASIVSKGQSVMSTPPHASSNKSVPPVSEWNHVPEQPAQQSEPSSLAFENSGAEGTEEVLAVEDEGEIKSVYVRNLPLAVSVSQIEEEFKKFGKLKPDAVAIRNRKDIGVCYAFVEFEDITGVQNAIKASMVEIGGQEVFIEGRRANRANVSRGGRRGRGRGGYLEAPRGRFNSRSYSRVNGQDGGDRDYNRPRGNGFYRPAARQDRGLLSNQVSRSGPKQSE; this is encoded by the exons ATGGCGACTCCCTTCCACTTGCCCGTCACTGCTGCTCAG GTGGGGACGTACTTTGTCGGGCAGTACTACCAGGTACTTCAGCACCAGCCCGATTATGTTCACCAGTTCTACAGCGATATCAGCACTATGCTTCGCATCGACGGGAGCACGAGAGAGGCGGCCACTGGAATGCTG CAAATCCACACACTTGTCATGTCTCTCAACTACACTGGAATAGAGATCAAGACGGCACATTCTCTTGAATCTTGGAATGGAGGGGTTCTTGTGATGGTTTCAGGTTCTGTTCATGTAAAGGACTTCAGTGGCCAGAAGAAATTTGCACAGATTTTTTTCCTTGCTCCTCAGGAGAAAGGATACTTTGTTCTCAATGATATCTTTCACTTTATTGATGAGGATCCTATTCAACATCTTCCAGTAGCTTATTTACCCCAGACCAATCTTGACTCTAAAGTACATGCTCCAGCTACCATTGGCGAACCAG CACCCAACTATATGCTGGGTGGTGATACCCAGGCAATGGAATTTGTGCCTCCTGCTgatataaaagaaaatggtcCAGTTGATAACTACAGTTTCCCGGAGCAACGGCTGCAGCTTGCCCCAGAGGCTGAAAGCATTCTTGAAGACAGTTTTGCACAGGCAAATGGTTCTCTTCAAAATTCAATGAAAACTGCATCAGAGCAATTGTCTGTTCCTGTTGAAGAACATATTGGGGAGCCCCAAAAGCATACTTATGCTTCTATT GTTAGCAAGGGACAATCTGTAATGTCAACACCACCTCATGCCTCATCCAACAAATCTGTACCTCCTGTTTCTGAGTGGAATCATGTGCCAGAACAACCTGCTCAGCAGTCTGAACCATCATCGCTTGCTTTTGAAAATTCGGGGGCTGAGGGTACAGAGGAAGTATTAGCTGTTGAAGATGAAG GTGAAATTAAGTCAGTCTATGTGAGAAATTTGCCACTTGCGGTTTCTGTTTCCCAAATTGAAGAGGAATTTAAGAAGTTTGGTAAACTCAAGCCTGATGCTGTGGCCATTAGGAACCGAAAG GATATTGGTGTTTGCTATGCGTTTGTAGAATTTGAAGATATTACTGGTGTTCAAAACGCAATCAAG GCTTCTATGGTTGAGATAGGTGGACAAGAAGTATTCATTGAAGGACGGAGAGCAAACAGAGCCAATGTATCTCGAGGAGGAA GACGGGGTAGAGGCAGGGGTGGTTACTTGGAGGCTCCCAGGGGGCGTTTTAATTCTCGGAGTTATAGTAGGGTAAATGGCCAAGATGGTGGTGACAGGGACTACAACAGACCAAGAGGCAATGGTTTCTACCGACCTGCTGCCCGGCAAGACAGAGGGCTTTTGAGTAACCAAGTATCTAGGAGTGGACCAAAACAGTCGGAGTGA
- the LOC127799383 gene encoding pentatricopeptide repeat-containing protein At4g02750-like has product MFFAVYAVQLLRFTKTPHLKLSIRNYTITAAFPNLKPLNSRITSCMRNGLVGEAQKLFDEMPRRNTVTWNAMIRGYFQNGMYHQALHLYNQMPSRDIYSYNTVVAGLMQCGDVIAAEAVFGTLPFTDVVTWNSMISGYVHNGLVDEAIQMFDRMPLKSVVSWNLVIGGLLSRGELYLAEELFEEMDTPDVVSWTIMISGFLSAGKVVEAREFFDSMPVRDVQAWNTMIAGYIDEGYLEIAEALFHKMPERNGNSWSGIITGLVNGQRIRDATSLFNEMPQKCQKLWNSILMGLTRNGLVKEAHAVLEKKPFGDVVSRTIMIIGYFDIGEAQNAVQLFELMPTQDTTAWNAVVSGLGQNDHGEDGLKLFVRMKELGFPPDEATFTSVLTICSSLPTLNLGKQTHALVIKMGFDCLNAVCNAMVTMYSRCGNMHCALLEFSYMLNPDVISWNSIICGLAHHGYAEEALHMFNEMRLTDTKPNLITFTGVLSACSHAGLVERGRYYFDFMKYKCFLQPMTEHYTCIVDLLGRFGHIDEAVNFLDQMRQDGIEVSASVWGALLGACRIHKNIEVGITAGERVLELEPHNSGVYMILVEMYLDAGRKSEAENTRARMKEMGVKKQPGCSWIEVNNCGHAFLAGNSSHPEFYSICCILNLLLIEMENED; this is encoded by the coding sequence ATGTTCTTCGCTGTTTATGCTGTTCAATTGCTCAGATTCACCAAAACCCCTCATCTAAAGCTATCAATAAGGAATTATACCATAACAGCAGCATTTCCCAACCTAAAGCCTCTCAACTCGAGGATCACAAGCTGCATGAGAAATGGTTTAGTTGGAGAAGCCCAGAAGCTGTTCGATGAAATGCCTCGAAGAAACACCGTGACATGGAATGCCATGATTCGCGGGTACTTCCAAAACGGGATGTACCATCAAGCGTTACATCTATATAACCAAATGCCAAGCCGGGATATCTATTCGTATAACACGGTGGTTGCCGGGTTAATGCAATGTGGTGATGTGATTGCTGCAGAGGCAGTTTTCGGTACTCTACCGTTTACTGATGTCGTCACTTGGAATTCCATGATTTCAGGATATGTTCACAATGGGTTGGTGGATGAAGCCATTCAGATGTTTGACAGGATGCCTTTGAAAAGTGTGGTTTCTTGGAACTTAGTGATTGGTGGTTTATTGAGTCGTGGAGAATTGTATTTGGCCGAAGAGTTGTTTGAAGAAATGGATACTCCTGATGTTGTATCTTGGACTATTATGATATCTGGGTTTCTGAGTGCAGGGAAGGTTGTTGAGGCTCGGGAATTTTTTGATAGCATGCCTGTGAGGGATGTCCAAGCTTGGAATACAATGATAGCTGGTTATATTGATGAGGGGTATCTTGAAATTGCGGAAGCCTTATTTCACAAAATGCCTGAGCGGAACGGGAATTCTTGGAGTGGAATAATAACTGGATTGGTGAATGGTCAGCGGATTCGTGATGCTACGAGCCTTTTTAATGAAATGCCACAGAAATGCCAGAAGTTGTGGAATTCAATCTTGATGGGATTAACAAGGAATGGACTTGTGAAAGAAGCTCACGCAGTTCTTGAGAAAAAACCATTTGGTGATGTTGTGTCCAGGACAATTATGATCATTGGATATTTTGATATTGGTGAGGCTCAGAATGCAGTTCAGCTCTTTGAATTGATGCCTACTCAAGATACAACAGCCTGGAATGCTGTAGTGTCTGGATTAGGACAAAATGATCACGGTGAGGATGGCTTGAAATTGTTCGTGAGAATGAAAGAGCTAGGTTTTCCTCCTGATGAAGCTACATTTACTAGTGTACTCACAATATGTTCAAGCTTGCCAACTTTGAATCTTGGCAAACAGACTCATGCACTAGTTATTAAGATGGGTTTTGATTGTCTTAATGCAGTTTGTAATGCAATGGTTACTATGTACTCCAGATGTGGGAACATGCATTGTGCATTGCTGGAGTTCTCTTATATGCTCAATCCTGATGTCATTTCCTGGAACTCTATTATCTGTGGATTAGCTCACCATGGATATGCAGAGGAAGCACTTCACATGTTCAATGAAATGAGATTGACAGATACTAAACCCAACTTAATAACCTTTACAGGAGTTCTTTCTGCTTGCAGCCATGCTGGATTAGTAGAGCGAGGTAGGTACTACTTTGACTTCATGAAATATAAGTGTTTTCTTCAGCCAATGACTGAGCATTATACTTGCATTGTTGATCTTCTGGGTAGATTTGGACATATAGATGAAGCAGTGAACTTTTTGGATCAAATGAGACAGGATGGAATTGAAGTCTCTGCAAGTGTTTGGGGGGCCTTGCTTGGTGCATGTAGAATTCACAAGAATATTGAGGTAGGTATAACAGCAGGGGAGAGGGTTCTGGAGTTAGAGCCTCATAATTCTGGTGTCTACATGATTTTGGTGGAAATGTATCTAGATGCTGGGAGGAAAAGTGAGGCTGAGAACACAAGGGCTCGAATGAAAGAGATGGGAGTGAAAAAGCAGCCCGGTTGTAGTTGGATTGAAGTGAACAACTGTGGGCATGCATTTCTTGCAGGGAATAGTTCACACCCTGAGTTTTATAGCATCTGTTGCATTTTAAACTTGCTGCTGATCGAGATGGAGAATGAGGATTGA
- the LOC127799390 gene encoding 28 kDa ribonucleoprotein, chloroplastic-like, producing MAAAAAAAIGSSFSTSMQTLKCVRSNNNWPSDPLLRVASTSRVLLLQVGLASQFHPAEVLSFSQKWRIPRISAAVAQEEAAAAAEAEMEAPPPPPEEEGAADPANTKLYFGNLPYHCDSAQLAGIIQQYASPELVEVLYDRDSGRSRGFAFVTMSSIEDCNAIIQNLDGREYGGRTLRVNFSDKPRAREPLYPETEYKLFVGNLAWSVTSESLTQAFQEYGNVVGARVLYDGETGRSRGYGFVCYLTKSEMDAALESLNGVELEGRAMRVSLAQGKRQ from the exons atggccgccgccgccgccgccgctataggctcatcgttctccaCCTCCATGCAGACCCTCAAGTGCGTCCGCTCCAACAACAACTGGCCCTCCGATCCTCTCCTCCGAGTGGCCTCCACCAGCAGGGTGCTGCTGCTGCAAGTAGGACTAGCGTCTCAATTTCATCCCGCCGAAGTCCTCTCCTTCTCCCAGAAGTGGCGGATCCCCAGGATATCCGCCGCCGTGGCGCAGGAGGAGGCGGCCGCCGCCGCCGAGGCCGAGATGGAGGCGCCGCCGCCACCACCGGAGGAAGAGGGCGCCGCTGATCCTGCGAACACCAAGCTTTACTTCGGCAATTTGCCTTATCATTGTGACAGCGCTCAGCTGGCTGGAATCATTCAACAATATGCTAGTCCCGAACTAGTTGAG GTTCTTTACGACAGAGACAGTGGAAGAAGCAGAGGGTTTGCATTTGTGACAATGAGTAGCATCGAAGACTGCAATGCAATCATCCAAAATCTTGATGGAAGG GAATATGGTGGCCGGACCCTGAGGGTGAACTTCTCGGACAAGCCCAGGGCAAGAGAGCCTCTATACCCAGAAACCGAGTACAAGCTCTTTGTTGGGAACTTGGCCTGGTCAGTCACCTCTGAGAGCTTGACACAAGCATTCCAAGAGTACGGGAATGTGGTTGGAGCTCGAGTGCTCTACGATGGAGAAACAGGGCGGTCTCGCGGCTATGGCTTCGTCTGCTACTTGACCAAGTCCGAGATGGATGCCGCCCTTGAATCCCTTAATGGAGTG GAACTAGAAGGCCGAGCGATGCGAGTCAGCCTGGCGCAAGGGAAGCGGCAATAG